The Humulus lupulus chromosome 3, drHumLupu1.1, whole genome shotgun sequence genome window below encodes:
- the LOC133823567 gene encoding RING-H2 finger protein ATL70-like, translating to MNSTTGDYGGGFFGSKDIGGFGYGIGVSVGILLLITSITLASYFCTRSQQQHQQQHQLQSAMSGPGGHGAEGGRNRRPQHLPHDLHSFVVDIGLDDATIRSYPKLPYSEAKLKKTNSTSSCCSICLADYKATDMLRQLPDCTHLFHVKCVDPWLRLHPTCPVCRTSPIPTPLSTPLAEVVPLATRRG from the coding sequence ATGAACTCCACAACAGGTGACTATGGTGGTGGTTTCTTTGGCTCTAAAGACATTGGTGGCTTCGGTTATGGCATTGGAGTTTCAGTTGGAATTCTTTTGCTCATTACAAGCATCACTCTCGCTTCTTACTTCTGCACCCGTTCCCAACAGCAACACCAGCAGCAGCATCAGCTGCAGTCAGCCATGTCTGGACCCGGCGGCCATGGCGCCGAAGGTGGGAGGAACCGCCGGCCCCAGCACCTGCCTCATGACTTGCATAGCTTTGTTGTTGATATTGGATTAGATGATGCCACTATTAGGAGCTACCCCAAGTTACCCTACTCTGAGGCTAAGCTCAAGAAAACCAATTCAACTTCCTCATGTTGTTCCATATGTTTGGCTGATTATAAGGCCACTGACATGCTAAGGCAGCTGCCTGATTGTACCCACCTCTTTCATGTCAAGTGTGTGGATCCTTGGCTGAGGCTGCATCCCACCTGTCCGGTATGCCGGACCTCGCCGATCCCAACTCCCCTGTCTACTCCCCTGGCTGAGGTGGTTCCTTTGGCAACAAGGAGAGGCTGA